A region of Anolis sagrei isolate rAnoSag1 chromosome 2, rAnoSag1.mat, whole genome shotgun sequence DNA encodes the following proteins:
- the LOC137095997 gene encoding zinc finger protein ZFP2-like — MASPLPPYPRSDTGEKLHQCMECGKQFEKNCFLTVHDRTHTGEKPYKCMECGESFSRGDSLRSHQRKHTGEKPYKCMECGESFSLSGNLRRHQRIHTGEKPYKCMECGESFSLSGHLRSHQRIHTGEKPYQCVECGESFSQSGHLRSHQRIHTGEKPYKCMECGKSFSRNDTLRSHQRIHTGAKPYKCKECGKSFSESGTLRSHQRIHTGEKPYKCKECGKSFSRNDTLRSHQRIHTGEKPHKCMECGESFSCSGHLRSHQRIHTGEKPYKCMECGKSFSHSCTLRSHQRIHTGEKPYKCMECGESFSESGHLRSHQRKHTGEKPYKCMECGKSFSHSGNLRSHQMTHTVQKP; from the coding sequence ATGGCAAGCCCTCTACCTCCCTATCCTAGATCAGACACAGGGGAGAAGTTACATCAGTGTATGGAGTGTGGAAAACAATTTGAAAAGAATTGTTTCCTTACTGTACATGAccggacccacacaggggagaagccatataaatgcatggaatgtggagaaagcttcagtcgtgGAGATagtctgcgttcccatcaaaggaagcacacaggggagaagccatataaatgcatggaatgtggagaaagcttcagtctgaGTGGCAATCTACGTCGCCATCaacggatccacacaggggagaagccatataaatgtatggaatgtggagaaagcttcagtctgaGTGGCCAtctacggtcccatcaaaggatccacacaggggagaagccatatcaatgtgtggaatgtggagaaagcttcagtcagagtggccatctacggtcccatcaaaggatccacacaggggagaagccatataaatgtatggaatgtggaaagagcttcagtcggaatgacactctacgttcccatcaaaggatccacaccggggcgaagccatataaatgtaaggaatgtggaaagagcttcagtgagagtggcactctacgttcccatcaaaggatccacacaggggagaagccatataaatgtaaggaatgtggaaagagcttcagtcggaatGACACtctacggtcccatcaaaggatccacacaggggagaagccacataaatgtatggaatgtggagaaagtttcAGTTGCAGTGGccatctacgttcccatcaaaggatccacacaggggagaagccatataaatgtatggaatgtggaaagagcttcagtcacagttgcactctacgttcccatcaaaggatccacacaggggagaagccatataaatgtatggaatgtggagaaagcttcagtgagagtggccatctacggtcccatcaaaggaagcacacaggggagaagccatataaatgtatggaatgtggaaagagcttcagtcacagtggcAATCTTCGTTCCCACCAAATGACTCACACAGTACAGAAGCCATAG